CGGGTGATGCAGTGCTGCTGGCTTGGTCATTTTTAAAAAAATATGCGAAGCAGAACACTTCGAAAGTCAGCGGATTCACTAAGGAAGCATTGAAAGCCATCGAGGGCTATAACTGGCCAGGGAATGTCAGAGAGCTTGAAAACAGAATAAAACGTTCTGTGGTTATGGCTGATGACCAAATGATTACTCCCAGTGAACTGCAATTGACTGAAGGGAGCGAGGATGTGATGCCGGTCAATTTGAGAGAGGTCAGGGAGCAGGCAGAGGCAAAAGCGATAATACGGGCCATGAGCTTCGTTGGTGGAAATGTATCAAAGGCGGCTGATCTACTGGGAATCAGCAGACCAACCTTATATGACCTAGTGAACAAATACGGTCTGAAATAGATCGATTCAGGAGTTGCAGAGTGTTTTCAATACGGCCGCATTTGATGGTGGTTCTGAAATGACAAGGGCAGTGAATACCGTAAGACAATTGAACCTTTGGGCATTACTATCTGTAATCGTGCTGCAGCTTATGCTGTCCGCATGCACAGTCGGTAAGGATGACAGTGAAGCCTTGGCTTCTGCTAAAACCAGTTATGAAAGCGGACTCCATTCGAAAGCGATTATTGAACTCAAGCAAATACTTCAGAATAACTCTGCAAATACCGATGCCAGACAATTACTGGCCAGAAGTTACTTGAAAAAAGGCGACGGGATTTCTGCAGAAAAAGAGATAAAAACAGTTTTAGGCGACAAGTCGCCTACGGCCGATGTGCAACTGATCTTAATGTCTTCCTGGGAGTTGCAAGGGAAACATAAAGAGATTGTAGAGGCGTACGAAAAAGGGAGGTTTGACAGCATCGAACCTATGAGGGTGTGGGGTGTTGTCTCTCACTCTTATCTCAGTGTGGAAGATGTGGAGAAGGGAACGGTACTTGCCGAAAAAATGCTTGAGAAGGATACGGAAAGTGTCACTGCATTGCGATCGCTGGCGAAAGCGGCAAGTATGCGGAATGATGATACTGAGGCGTTGGAATATTTACAGCGTGCATTGGAGATAGATAATAAGGACTATAAGGTATGGCGTGACCTGGGATCTTTGCATGTAAAACTGGAGGATCACAGTAAGGCGGTTGAACTGTTGAAGGGTGCGCTGTCACTGATAGACGAAGATGATCCCAAGCAAGATGCGTATATAATCAAAGTCAATCTCACCCATTTGCTTTTTCACCTGAAGAGATTGGATGAGAGCGGTGTATATATTCGAGAGTTAGAGGCTCAATACAAAAAAAATCCATACGTTGCCTATCTCTCAGGTCTGTATGATTATTTGAAGCAGGATTATGAGAGTGCAGTTACCAAGTTGTCTCAGGCGCATTCAGTCATGCCCAATCACCTGCCGACAACCCTCTTGCTTGGCGCTTTGCACTTTTCTGAAAACAATTTGGAACAGGCAAATATACTGCTGACGAGATATGTCAATCAGGTGCCAACCCATCTCCAGGCCAGAAAGCTTCTTGGTGAAATCAAGTTACGACTGGATAAACCGAAAGAGGCCCTGGCTTTGCTTGAATCTGGTGGTGCCGACAGCAATGATGATCAGATATTGACCATGATTGGTCTCGCAGCCAGTCAATCGGGAGAGTATTCCAAGGGGATCGAGTTTCTTAAAAAGGCTGCGCATGTCAATCCCAGTGACACCCGCATTCGTGAGGAACTGGCTCGACTCTATATCAATCATGGGTCTGTCGATGAGGCTATATCCGAGTTGGAGGACAAATGGGAAGGAGAGTCATCGAACAGAGATACGCTGTTGATCCTTTCATATATCAAGAAACAGGATTTCGACTCTGCGCGGAAACTGTCTGATCAGCTTCTGACGCGTGAGGGTGAACGTCCTGGAGATCTCTATCTGCGGGCCATGATAGAGCTCAATTCGGGGAACAGAAACTATGCAAGGCGGTACTTTGCTGATGCAGTCAGTAAAAGTGCCGAATTCATCCCTGGCCAGTTGGCGCTGGCAAGGATGGATCTTGAGGATGGTCGTTTGATAGCTGGAAGCGACAGGCTCAATCTGGTGCTTGCCAGAGAGCCGGGCAATGTCAATGCGATGATGCTGCTAGCACAGATTAGCGAACGTTCGGGCAGCCAAAAAGAGGCACTGGCATGGTTGGAAAAAGCCGTTGAAACGGGTAAGGATTCATGGCTGCCTCGGGTCATTCTGGCCAGATACTACTTAAGAAGGAAACAGCCGGATAAGGCAGCAGTTTATCTTGATGACAAGCAGCTTCGACAGAGTAACAACCCTGCCATCATATCCCTGCTTGCCATGATCGATCAGCAGACAGGCCACTATAATCAGGCAGAGTCAACCATTAAAAAGTTGCTGGATGATAATCCGGACAGCGAGATGGCCTATTTGCAACTGGCCGATCTGCAGACAAAGAGAGGGGATCTAGAGGCTGCAAGAACTACCCTGCAAAAGTTGGATAGAAAGATACCTTTATCCATTAAAGGTAAACTATTGCGTTACAAATTGGAGTTGCGGGATAGGAATTATCAACAGGTTGAAACGATAATAGAGCAACTGCTCGATAACGATAAGACCAGGCTTGTGGGTGTGACGCTTCAAGCCAACTACCATGAAGCAAGGGGAGATATAGTTAAAGCGATCAACAGCCTGGAAGCGCATGCCACACCCAAATCCCCCTTTATCCTGATACAGCAGCTGTCAGATCTGTATATCAAGAACAAAGATTCGATGAGTGCGATCAACCTGTTGACCAGCTGGAAGAGATCTCATAAGAACAATCAGCAGGTACAGTTGGCGCTGGCGATCGTCTATCAGACGATGGAGAAAATGAATGCAGCACTTAAATTATATAGTGATCTGCTGGAGGTGAACCCGCGAAATATAGTAGCCCTTAACAATTCTGCGCTGCTAAATTTTGATCAGGACCCTCAAAAAGCGCTTGATCAAGCGAAACTTGCCTATGAAATTTCAGGAAACGCCACTCAGTCAGTAGTGGATACTTATGCCTGGTTGACTCATAAATCGGGAGATACGGCTACGGCTTTGAAAATATTGTCACCGATTATGGATACGGCCTCAGACCCGTCTATTCTTTATCATTATGCTGTTATGCTTGCAGAGTCGGACAATGTGAAAGCGGCGAAAGAGGTGCTGGTGACGCTCAGCAAAGACCATGCGGACTTCCCCGAATCAGAGGAAGCGAAGAAGCTTTTGAGTGAGATCTCTCAAATTAAGGGTTAAAATAGTTCAAGTTAACATCATTGGATATCAGGAAAGCAATATGTTATCAATAGGTTACAAGAAAATACTGGGTTTTCTCTGGGTTCTTTCAACAATCATACTGGCGGCATGCTCAAGCCCACCCGAGATGACATCTCCAGAAAATCAGGTTCCCACCACTGTCGCTGGGCCGGATTCACCGCTTTACGTGATCGGACCCGGAGACACGCTCAATGTCTTCGTGTGGGGAGACAGCGAGCTCTCAACTCAGGTGGTGGTCCGTCCGGATGGTATGATCACTACACCCCTGGTGGAGGATCTGCCTGCGAGTGGAAAAACGCCGACTGAATTGGCCAGAACCCTTGAAGCCAAACTTTCCAAATTCGTGAAATCACCCAAAGTGACGGTCAGCGTGACAGAGTTTGTGGGTCGGTATACTGAACAGGTACGTGTCGTCGGCCAGGCTTCTCAACCGCAGTCGATCAACTACAGGGATGGAATGACCTTGCTCGATGTCATTATCGCTGTGGGCGGTTTGACTGATTTCGCAGCGGGTAACAAAGCAAAGGTGGTCAGGAAGGTAAACGGAAAAACAACAGAGTATCGAGTCCGCCTTGACGATTTGATCAGAGATGGGGATATATCTGCTAATGTTAAAATGATGCCTGGCGATGTACTGATCATCCCGGAAACATGGTTTTAATACCCATCAATCACAGGAAAGCGGTTTAGATGAGCAGCATTGAGAAAGCCATTGAGCGTTTAGCAAAAACCAAATCGAATAAAGGTAATGCGAACGAATCAGCCAAGACAACGGATGTTACAAATCGTGATAAAACGATTGAAAAAGCCAAGCCGGTACTGGAGCAAACAGCGTCTGTCACACCTGCTGTGGGTGGACAGCAATCTGCCGAACCCACTATTCCTGTCAGCAGGGAGCCTGTCGCGAGAAGCAGTGCCAAGAAGATTCATCTGGACTACGAATCACTGTCTCGAGTGGGTTATATCGTACCCCATTCCGGCAATAAGCAACTCTCTGAAGAGTATCGAATTATAAAACGCCCGGTTATTATGAACGCCCTGGGTAAGGGTGCGGCGCCGATAGAGCATGGCAATCTGATATCCATTTCCAGTTCACTGCCATCGGAAGGCAAAACATTTACCGCAATGAATCTTGCCTTGAGTATATCTACGGAACTCGATTCGACCGTGCTCCTGATTGATGGTGATGTATTGCGCTGCTCCTTGAGTACGCTGCTTGGTATCGAAAAGGAAAAGGGACTTATCGATCTGCTTGAAGATAAAAGCTGTACCGTTGGTGATGTCATACTCGAAACACAAATCCCAAGGCTAAAAGTAATCTCTGCCGGAAAACGCTCGGAAAAGTCGACGGAACTACTCGCCAGCAAAGAGATGGAGGAGTTCCTGAATGAAGTGGCTGTAAGGTATCATGACCGGATCATCATTTTCGACTCTCCTCCCATGCTATCAACCAGTGAATCAATCGTACTAAACCAGCACATGGGGCAGGTCCTGGTGGTGGTGGAAGCTGGAGGGACGCCTGTTGAAGCGATCAAGGATACGCTGAGCCGTCTGGACAGCGACAAGGCAATCGGTTTGGTACTTAACAAGAGTCGGGAAGTCAAAGGCGACAATTACTACGGTACCTATTATTAAGAACTAATCCGAATCGATAACATCCGTTTGTTATATCCCTTCTTCTGACTGTTCTCTGCAATTACCGGGGGCGACTGTTTACCGCCAGTAACTCTCGTGCACCCATTCTCGATAGCAGCTGAATGGGATCAAACGAGAGTGAGTTGCCTGATTCTCACCGGAAATTACTGTTCAGCCCCTGTTTCGGCATCCAAAGCTATTATCTGATTGGCTAAAATGTGAAAATATTCCCAAAACACATATTCTCTATCCCACCAGTATTTACCCGGTTTTGTTACATGAGGGAAACGTAGAATAGCTGTAATCAGTCATTTCAAGCATATCTAACATTCTGTTATTAAAGGAAATATAGTATTTATTCTGTGGCTGTTTTCTGCTTCAGGGGAATCCGGGGCAGGCAGGAATCGTGACATTTGTCTAATCTTGTGAATCAAGGCATTAGTCTGGATAATGATGCGCGCTCGACAAAGTGCTAATACGACCTAAATTTGGCTGAGTAGAAAAACGATGAAAATAGGCCTATTGAAAGAAACAGCGGTGGGGGAAAGGCGTGTCGCTCTTTCACCGGAAATCGTCAAGAAACTGACTAATAAAGGTTTTACCATCAAGGTTTCCGCCGGCGCCGGCGAAAACGCCGATTATACTGATGAACATTATCGGGACGCAGGCGCTGAGATAGTCGCTCCCGAAGACGCATTGAATGCCGACATCCTGGTACGTGTGCGTAAGCCTTCGGCGAGCGAGGCCGCTGAACTCCCCAAGGGATCGATATTGATCGCTCATATTGAATCCTGCGAACTCGATGAAACGCTGAATACGATTCTGGAGAAAGAGATCGTCTATCTTGCGATGGAGAGAGTTCCCAGAATATCCAGAGCACAAGCTATGGATGCCCTCTCTTCGCAAAGCAATATCGCTGGTTATCGCGCAGTAATTGAAGCCGCACTCCACTACGGACGTTTTCTGCCATTGATGATGACCTCGGCAGGATCGGCAAAGCCGGCCAGATTGGTGGTATTGGGTGCCGGTGTCGCAGGCCTGCAGGCGATTGCAACCGCCAGACGACTGGGGGCCGATGTGCTCGCCTATGACGTACGTCCGGAAACCAAGGAGCAGATCGAATCCCTGGGAGCCAAGGCCATCGAACTCGATATCGGCGAGAGTGGCTCCGGTGAGGGCGGCTATGCCAAAGAGTTATCGGAAGAGGCCAAGGCGAAGCAGCAGCAAGCCCTTGCTGATGAATTGAGCAAGGCGCATATCATAATCACCACCGCTTTAATTCCCTGCCGTCCTGCACCCGTATTGGTTACCGAGGAGGTGATCAAGAATATGCGTGACGGATCGGTGGTGATCGATCTGGCAGCGGCGACAGGTGGTAATTGTCCCTTGACCGAGGCCGACAAGGTGGTTGTAAAGCATGGTGTGACGATTGTCGGTCATACCAATTACCCCTCAATGGTGGCTTCTGATGCGAGTGCCTTCTTTGGTGGAAATATCATGAATCTGCTCAATATCATGGTGGAGAAGGGTGAAGGCGGCCTGGAGCTGAAGGATCTTGAGGAAGATGAGATCACCAAGGCGATGCGCCTGAGATCCGAGTCTTAAGTCAGCTCCATGTCACAAAAACAACCTATACGAGAGTGATCCCATGCCTGACACACTGGTTGCATTATATGTTTTCGTTCTTGCCTGCTTTATCGGTTACTGGGTGATATGGGGGGTAACCCCCTCGCTGCACACACCCTTGGTTGCGCTGACCAACGCTATTTCGGGGATCATCATCGTGGGTGCCCTGTTGGTGACCGGCCTGGAGACTGCAGGTACCGCTGCTGAGATTTTTGGCTTTGTCGCGGTATTGTTGGCTTCGATCAACGTCTTTGGTGGGTTTCTGGTGACCAACCGGATGTTGGCCATGTTCAAGAAAAAAGATAAGTGAGTGCCTGACCGATGGAGATATCAGCAAATACCCAAGCGATTGCCTATCTGATTTCAGCAATCCTATTCATTCTGGCGCTTAAAGGCCTTACCCATCCGGCATCGGCACGGCGCGGAAACTATCTTGGCATGGCGGGTATGGCCATTGCCATCCTAGCCACCCTGTTCAGTCATGAAGTGCAGTCATACGGCTTCATCCTGGTCGGCGTAATCGCCGGCGCGGTGATTGGTACGGTACTGGCTGCCCGCGTGCAGATGACCGCCATGCCGCAGTTGGTTGCGGCGCTGCATAGCTTCGTGGGTATGGCCGCGGTACTGGTGGCTATCGGCACCTATCTCAACCACG
This sequence is a window from Candidatus Thiodiazotropha sp. LNASS1. Protein-coding genes within it:
- the prsT gene encoding XrtA/PEP-CTERM system TPR-repeat protein PrsT, whose product is MTRAVNTVRQLNLWALLSVIVLQLMLSACTVGKDDSEALASAKTSYESGLHSKAIIELKQILQNNSANTDARQLLARSYLKKGDGISAEKEIKTVLGDKSPTADVQLILMSSWELQGKHKEIVEAYEKGRFDSIEPMRVWGVVSHSYLSVEDVEKGTVLAEKMLEKDTESVTALRSLAKAASMRNDDTEALEYLQRALEIDNKDYKVWRDLGSLHVKLEDHSKAVELLKGALSLIDEDDPKQDAYIIKVNLTHLLFHLKRLDESGVYIRELEAQYKKNPYVAYLSGLYDYLKQDYESAVTKLSQAHSVMPNHLPTTLLLGALHFSENNLEQANILLTRYVNQVPTHLQARKLLGEIKLRLDKPKEALALLESGGADSNDDQILTMIGLAASQSGEYSKGIEFLKKAAHVNPSDTRIREELARLYINHGSVDEAISELEDKWEGESSNRDTLLILSYIKKQDFDSARKLSDQLLTREGERPGDLYLRAMIELNSGNRNYARRYFADAVSKSAEFIPGQLALARMDLEDGRLIAGSDRLNLVLAREPGNVNAMMLLAQISERSGSQKEALAWLEKAVETGKDSWLPRVILARYYLRRKQPDKAAVYLDDKQLRQSNNPAIISLLAMIDQQTGHYNQAESTIKKLLDDNPDSEMAYLQLADLQTKRGDLEAARTTLQKLDRKIPLSIKGKLLRYKLELRDRNYQQVETIIEQLLDNDKTRLVGVTLQANYHEARGDIVKAINSLEAHATPKSPFILIQQLSDLYIKNKDSMSAINLLTSWKRSHKNNQQVQLALAIVYQTMEKMNAALKLYSDLLEVNPRNIVALNNSALLNFDQDPQKALDQAKLAYEISGNATQSVVDTYAWLTHKSGDTATALKILSPIMDTASDPSILYHYAVMLAESDNVKAAKEVLVTLSKDHADFPESEEAKKLLSEISQIKG
- a CDS encoding XrtA/PEP-CTERM system exopolysaccharide export protein; translation: MLSIGYKKILGFLWVLSTIILAACSSPPEMTSPENQVPTTVAGPDSPLYVIGPGDTLNVFVWGDSELSTQVVVRPDGMITTPLVEDLPASGKTPTELARTLEAKLSKFVKSPKVTVSVTEFVGRYTEQVRVVGQASQPQSINYRDGMTLLDVIIAVGGLTDFAAGNKAKVVRKVNGKTTEYRVRLDDLIRDGDISANVKMMPGDVLIIPETWF
- a CDS encoding XrtA-associated tyrosine autokinase, whose protein sequence is MSSIEKAIERLAKTKSNKGNANESAKTTDVTNRDKTIEKAKPVLEQTASVTPAVGGQQSAEPTIPVSREPVARSSAKKIHLDYESLSRVGYIVPHSGNKQLSEEYRIIKRPVIMNALGKGAAPIEHGNLISISSSLPSEGKTFTAMNLALSISTELDSTVLLIDGDVLRCSLSTLLGIEKEKGLIDLLEDKSCTVGDVILETQIPRLKVISAGKRSEKSTELLASKEMEEFLNEVAVRYHDRIIIFDSPPMLSTSESIVLNQHMGQVLVVVEAGGTPVEAIKDTLSRLDSDKAIGLVLNKSREVKGDNYYGTYY
- a CDS encoding Re/Si-specific NAD(P)(+) transhydrogenase subunit alpha gives rise to the protein MKIGLLKETAVGERRVALSPEIVKKLTNKGFTIKVSAGAGENADYTDEHYRDAGAEIVAPEDALNADILVRVRKPSASEAAELPKGSILIAHIESCELDETLNTILEKEIVYLAMERVPRISRAQAMDALSSQSNIAGYRAVIEAALHYGRFLPLMMTSAGSAKPARLVVLGAGVAGLQAIATARRLGADVLAYDVRPETKEQIESLGAKAIELDIGESGSGEGGYAKELSEEAKAKQQQALADELSKAHIIITTALIPCRPAPVLVTEEVIKNMRDGSVVIDLAAATGGNCPLTEADKVVVKHGVTIVGHTNYPSMVASDASAFFGGNIMNLLNIMVEKGEGGLELKDLEEDEITKAMRLRSES
- a CDS encoding proton-translocating transhydrogenase family protein yields the protein MPDTLVALYVFVLACFIGYWVIWGVTPSLHTPLVALTNAISGIIIVGALLVTGLETAGTAAEIFGFVAVLLASINVFGGFLVTNRMLAMFKKKDK